In Thermococcus zilligii AN1, a genomic segment contains:
- a CDS encoding RNA-guided pseudouridylation complex pseudouridine synthase subunit Cbf5 codes for MARDEVRRILPADIKREVLIKDEKAETNPKWGFPPEKRPLEMHMQFGVINLDKPPGPTSHEVVAWIKKLLNLSKAGHGGTLDPKVSGVLPVAIGRATRVVQALLPAGKEYVALMHLHGDVPEDKILAVMKEFEGEIIQRPPLRSAVKRRLRTRKVYYIEVLEIEGRDVLFRAGVEAGTYVRSLIHHIGLALGVGAHMAELRRTRSGPFKEDETLVTLHDLVDYYHFWKEDGIEEYLRRAIQPMEKAVEHLPKVWIRDSAVSAVTHGADLAVPGIVKLNEGIKKGDLVAIMTLKDELVAIGKATMTSGEMLQGSKGIAVDVDKVFMPREWYPKMW; via the coding sequence ATGGCGAGGGACGAAGTCAGGAGGATTTTGCCGGCTGATATAAAGCGAGAAGTTCTTATCAAGGACGAAAAGGCTGAAACCAATCCGAAGTGGGGCTTTCCGCCGGAAAAGAGGCCCCTCGAGATGCACATGCAGTTTGGCGTAATAAACCTCGACAAGCCACCCGGGCCGACGAGCCACGAAGTCGTTGCATGGATTAAGAAGCTCCTCAACCTCAGCAAGGCCGGCCACGGAGGAACTTTAGACCCGAAAGTCAGCGGGGTTCTACCTGTCGCGATTGGCAGGGCAACCAGAGTTGTCCAGGCCCTCCTTCCTGCTGGAAAGGAGTACGTTGCTCTAATGCACCTTCACGGAGACGTCCCGGAGGATAAAATCCTGGCCGTCATGAAGGAGTTTGAGGGCGAGATAATCCAGAGGCCACCCCTCAGGAGCGCGGTCAAGAGGAGGCTTAGGACGAGGAAAGTCTACTACATCGAGGTGCTTGAGATAGAGGGCAGGGACGTTCTCTTCCGCGCTGGCGTTGAGGCCGGAACATACGTCCGTTCGCTCATCCACCACATTGGCCTTGCCCTTGGAGTTGGGGCGCACATGGCCGAGTTGCGCCGCACCAGAAGCGGCCCCTTTAAGGAGGATGAAACCCTCGTGACGCTCCACGACCTCGTTGACTACTACCACTTCTGGAAAGAAGACGGCATCGAGGAGTACCTCAGGAGGGCGATACAGCCGATGGAGAAGGCAGTTGAACACCTCCCCAAGGTGTGGATAAGGGACTCCGCTGTCTCAGCCGTCACCCACGGTGCCGATTTAGCCGTTCCGGGTATAGTAAAGCTCAACGAGGGCATAAAGAAGGGCGATTTAGTGGCCATAATGACCCTCAAGGATGAGCTGGTGGCAATTGGTAAGGCCACGATGACGAGCGGCGAGATGCTCCAGGGGAGCAAGGGCATAGCCGTTGACGTTGACAAGGTCTTCATGCCGAGGGAGTGGTATCCAAAGATGTGGTAG
- a CDS encoding adenylate kinase yields MPFVVMITGIPGVGKSTITRLALQKSRIKFRLVNFGDLMFEEARKLGLVEHRDEMRKLDPLIQKELQLKAAQRTVEIAREEPVLLDTHATIKTPMGYLLGFPKEVIETIRPNFIVIIEATPSEILGRRLRDLKRDRDVETEEQIERHQDLNRAAAVAYAMHSDALIKIIENHEDKGLEEAVNELVEVLNLAVREYD; encoded by the coding sequence ATGCCCTTCGTTGTCATGATAACCGGGATTCCTGGGGTTGGGAAGAGCACAATAACCCGGCTGGCGCTCCAAAAGTCCCGGATTAAGTTCCGGCTGGTGAACTTCGGTGATTTGATGTTTGAGGAGGCCAGGAAACTGGGGTTAGTGGAGCACCGGGACGAGATGAGGAAACTTGATCCCCTAATCCAGAAGGAGCTTCAGCTTAAGGCGGCCCAAAGAACCGTGGAAATTGCCAGGGAGGAACCGGTTCTTCTCGACACGCATGCCACAATAAAAACTCCCATGGGCTATCTTTTGGGGTTTCCAAAAGAGGTCATCGAGACGATAAGGCCAAATTTTATCGTCATCATCGAGGCAACCCCGAGTGAGATCCTTGGCAGGAGGCTGAGGGACTTGAAGAGAGACCGGGACGTTGAAACCGAGGAGCAGATAGAAAGGCACCAGGACCTCAACAGAGCAGCCGCTGTGGCCTACGCAATGCACTCCGATGCCCTTATAAAGATAATCGAAAACCATGAGGACAAGGGTCTTGAAGAGGCAGTAAATGAGCTGGTGGAAGTGCTGAACTTGGCGGTGAGGGAATATGATTGA
- the cmk gene encoding (d)CMP kinase, whose amino-acid sequence MPKGCLVITVGGLAGSGTTTLCQNLARHYGFKHIYAGLIFRQMAREMGMTLEEFQKYAELHPEIDREVDRKQVEAARECNVVIEGRLAGWMVKNADLKIWLDAPIMERARRVAKREGISVEEAFVQIAEREKQNRKRYLNLYGIDIEDKSIYDLIINTAHWGPDGVFAIVKAAIDHLSSVGDAEGEKKKEKEVG is encoded by the coding sequence ATGCCGAAGGGCTGCCTCGTAATAACCGTCGGTGGCCTTGCCGGTTCGGGAACCACAACCCTCTGCCAGAACCTTGCCAGGCACTACGGGTTCAAGCACATCTATGCCGGGCTAATCTTCCGTCAGATGGCCAGGGAAATGGGCATGACCCTCGAAGAGTTCCAAAAATACGCGGAGCTTCACCCCGAGATCGATAGGGAAGTTGACAGGAAACAGGTCGAGGCAGCCAGGGAGTGTAACGTGGTTATTGAGGGTCGTCTGGCGGGATGGATGGTTAAAAACGCAGACCTCAAAATCTGGCTCGATGCTCCTATAATGGAGAGGGCCAGAAGGGTTGCCAAACGGGAAGGCATCTCCGTTGAGGAGGCCTTTGTCCAGATAGCCGAGAGGGAGAAGCAGAACAGGAAAAGGTATTTAAACCTCTACGGTATCGACATCGAGGACAAATCCATCTACGATTTGATAATCAACACTGCCCATTGGGGTCCCGATGGGGTCTTCGCGATCGTGAAGGCCGCCATCGACCACCTTTCCTCCGTCGGTGACGCGGAGGGAGAGAAGAAAAAAGAAAAGGAGGTGGGATGA
- a CDS encoding type II toxin-antitoxin system HicA family toxin produces the protein MSRLPRLSGEDVVKVLVSKFGFEVSRQRGSHVILIKHVNGLVLWSHCTVNSSRVP, from the coding sequence ATGTCCAGATTGCCAAGGCTCTCGGGTGAAGATGTTGTTAAGGTGCTCGTTTCAAAGTTTGGATTTGAGGTCTCCCGTCAAAGGGGAAGCCATGTAATTTTGATTAAACACGTCAATGGATTGGTACTGTGGTCCCATTGCACCGTGAACTCAAGCCGGGTACCTTAG
- a CDS encoding EMC3/TMCO1 family protein, whose protein sequence is MIEGIYEFLDGLFGGYIVQHPLLAITLAGFVIGGLYTLIYYFFMDVEKMRKIQELSKQLQKEMMEAQKSGDEKKLKKVQQKQLELMRMQGDLMRQQMIPMLLTLPIFWVFFAWLGRWYVEVAIAKAPFNFFLFDWFHGWYHSALGPDELGYFGWYVLSSYVIGMVLRKFLDMG, encoded by the coding sequence ATGATTGAGGGAATATACGAGTTCCTTGACGGTCTTTTCGGGGGCTACATAGTCCAGCATCCCCTGCTTGCTATAACCTTAGCTGGATTCGTGATCGGTGGTTTGTATACTCTGATCTACTACTTCTTCATGGACGTCGAGAAGATGCGGAAAATCCAGGAGCTTTCAAAGCAGCTTCAAAAAGAAATGATGGAGGCCCAGAAAAGCGGGGATGAAAAGAAGCTAAAAAAAGTACAGCAGAAGCAGCTGGAGCTCATGAGAATGCAGGGCGACTTGATGAGGCAGCAGATGATTCCTATGCTTTTGACTCTGCCCATATTTTGGGTGTTTTTCGCTTGGCTGGGGAGGTGGTACGTGGAAGTCGCGATAGCCAAAGCGCCATTTAACTTCTTCCTCTTTGATTGGTTCCACGGCTGGTACCACTCTGCCCTTGGGCCAGACGAGCTCGGCTACTTTGGATGGTATGTGCTTTCGAGCTATGTAATCGGCATGGTGCTGAGGAAATTCCTCGATATGGGTTAA
- a CDS encoding 50S ribosomal protein L14e has translation MPAIEVGRIAVVIAGRRAGQKVVVADIIDRNFVLVTGAGLNKVKRRRMNVRHLEPLPEKVNIARGASDEEIKAALERAGISLE, from the coding sequence ATGCCAGCTATAGAGGTTGGAAGGATTGCCGTCGTTATTGCCGGAAGGAGGGCCGGTCAGAAGGTCGTCGTTGCCGACATAATCGACAGGAACTTCGTCCTCGTTACCGGCGCAGGACTGAATAAGGTCAAGCGCAGGAGGATGAACGTCAGGCACCTCGAGCCCCTTCCGGAGAAGGTGAACATCGCCAGGGGCGCCTCCGACGAGGAGATAAAGGCCGCCCTTGAGCGGGCTGGAATAAGCCTTGAGTGA
- a CDS encoding SDR family NAD(P)-dependent oxidoreductase, which yields METALVTGATGGIGRLLVEKLIERGYRVVGVARDEGKLRKLRDELLSFEYIIADLSKEDFSDKVLEALERLGVERVDLLVNNAGFAVRKPLLEHSRGELENLFRVNAFAPIELTKALTPMLPKGSTVVFVISGVTFINVPELPSYCAAKAALHYLTINLERELEARGIHVMRVYPKQVKTDFWNGRVPKGSVEPQKVVDAILRGLDKGKREVFVPGYLKLVKYLPNWPVFTYRFRY from the coding sequence ATGGAGACCGCACTTGTGACGGGCGCAACCGGTGGAATTGGGAGGCTCCTCGTTGAGAAGCTCATTGAGCGGGGCTATAGGGTTGTGGGTGTGGCCAGAGATGAGGGGAAGCTCCGTAAACTCCGGGATGAGCTGCTGTCCTTTGAATACATAATCGCCGATCTGAGTAAGGAGGATTTTTCAGATAAAGTCTTAGAGGCGCTCGAGAGGCTTGGTGTCGAAAGGGTTGACCTTCTGGTAAACAACGCGGGTTTTGCCGTCAGGAAGCCCCTTCTTGAGCACTCGAGAGGGGAGTTGGAGAACCTCTTCCGGGTGAACGCCTTTGCACCAATTGAGCTCACAAAGGCTCTCACTCCGATGCTTCCGAAGGGCTCGACTGTAGTGTTCGTGATCAGCGGAGTTACCTTTATCAACGTCCCGGAACTGCCATCCTACTGCGCCGCCAAGGCCGCCCTCCACTACCTTACCATAAACCTTGAGAGGGAGCTGGAGGCGAGGGGAATCCACGTCATGAGGGTATACCCCAAGCAGGTTAAGACGGATTTCTGGAATGGCAGGGTCCCGAAGGGCTCGGTGGAACCCCAAAAAGTCGTCGATGCTATACTGAGGGGGCTCGACAAGGGCAAAAGGGAGGTCTTTGTGCCAGGCTATCTGAAGCTCGTTAAATACTTACCCAACTGGCCGGTCTTCACGTATCGGTTTAGGTATTAG
- a CDS encoding 50S ribosomal protein L34e, whose protein sequence is MKPVYRSRSWRRKYVRTPGGRTVIHFEREKPKIAHCAMCGRPLNGVPRGRPTELRKLPKTAKRPERPYPNLCPGCMRKVMKAQIRASIAL, encoded by the coding sequence ATGAAGCCGGTGTACAGGTCAAGGTCATGGAGGAGGAAGTACGTCAGAACTCCCGGGGGAAGAACCGTTATCCACTTTGAGAGGGAGAAACCTAAGATAGCTCACTGCGCCATGTGCGGAAGGCCGCTCAACGGCGTCCCGCGCGGAAGGCCCACCGAACTCAGGAAGCTCCCGAAGACCGCAAAGAGGCCGGAAAGGCCCTACCCGAACCTCTGCCCGGGCTGCATGAGAAAGGTCATGAAGGCCCAGATAAGGGCCAGCATAGCTCTCTGA
- a CDS encoding type II toxin-antitoxin system HicB family antitoxin, which translates to MNFHAVIWEEEGVYVIREVFTGVTTQGETIEEAIENLREALELYLEEFPELKDELKNITFVGDINVQIAKALG; encoded by the coding sequence ATGAACTTCCACGCGGTCATATGGGAGGAAGAGGGTGTTTATGTGATAAGAGAAGTCTTCACCGGAGTTACAACTCAAGGGGAGACCATAGAGGAGGCTATAGAGAACTTGAGGGAGGCCCTGGAACTTTATCTGGAAGAATTTCCAGAGCTAAAGGACGAACTGAAGAACATAACCTTTGTGGGCGATATCAATGTCCAGATTGCCAAGGCTCTCGGGTGA